The nucleotide sequence TCGCGACAGAAGTTGGTTAGTTGAAGCGCGATGCCCAGGTCGCGGGCGGCATTGAGGGCCCGATCGAACTGGCATGGTGAAGAAGATCCGTAGACGTGGGTCAAGAAGTAGCCCACGACGATTGCGCTTCCGTAGATGTATGAGTCGATCAGATCGTCGAGTGTCTGGTAGCGCTGCGGGTAAACGTCGCGCATCATGGCGTTCAGAAAGGCACGATAATGCTCATGAGGAATGCCGCAATCCCGGACCACGCGCGCTAAGGCAGCCACGAAACAGGGCACGCCAGCGCGAACCGCGGACTGAATGGACTCGGCTTCGAGTCCGCGCTCATATCCTTCCCGCCAGGTTCTCAATCGGGCAGCTCTTGCGTTGACGGAGATCGGGAACGTATCGACCACTTCGTCGGGATACCGTACGGCGGCGTATATGACTTCAACCTGAGCGCGTTTGTGGGCAGGAAGGAAGCGGGTGACAGCGAAGAAGCTTGAGCTGTAGGTCTGAAGAACCGTACGCGATTCTCTCACGACGATTCGCCAGGCCGATTCTTCATCGGGTGCTTGAAGCACTTGCGTACGCATGCGATGCTCCTGGGCAGCCCATGCCGCTTCGTTCCAGATGTGGTCATGCTTGCAGCGCTTGCTTATTCTCATTTTGTCACCATGGTGCAGCTTACTCGCCTTTGGGCGAGTGTCATGCACGTCCTCCGAGCTCTTGCTCGGGATTCCACCTGAATTGCGTTGCGTCAAGTATGCGGGCAACGCCCGCGCCACAGCAAAGCTACCGCGGATTCATACGACGACCCGCTTTGAGCAGCCAAGGGTTGTTTATGGAGATCTGCGCGGCCTGGGACCAAGCTTGCCGACAACGCTTGGGGAGGGGCATCTGGGGAGGGAGGGCTACAAGCGCAGGCGACAGCACATGTGTTGCCGCGTGGCAAGCTTGGTTTCCCCAGGACGCGCAGTGAGGGGTCGCAATATTGAGGAGGGCGGCATAC is from Candidatus Hydrogenedentota bacterium and encodes:
- a CDS encoding phytoene/squalene synthase family protein; translation: MRISKRCKHDHIWNEAAWAAQEHRMRTQVLQAPDEESAWRIVVRESRTVLQTYSSSFFAVTRFLPAHKRAQVEVIYAAVRYPDEVVDTFPISVNARAARLRTWREGYERGLEAESIQSAVRAGVPCFVAALARVVRDCGIPHEHYRAFLNAMMRDVYPQRYQTLDDLIDSYIYGSAIVVGYFLTHVYGSSSPCQFDRALNAARDLGIALQLTNFCRDVTDDQRRGRQYLPLDVLMKEGLSCVNTADTSQHAALNRVIREVGFVARDYYRRALANLDAFHADSRIAIRACIDVYGQLNDRICSSPNGLTHRESVPLSQKFRVLPTSKYWRLPLAYLGW